A genomic segment from Myxocyprinus asiaticus isolate MX2 ecotype Aquarium Trade chromosome 36, UBuf_Myxa_2, whole genome shotgun sequence encodes:
- the LOC127427148 gene encoding uncharacterized protein LOC127427148 translates to MNIYQAVLFVTLVGTVGSAPLSQKSDIMDKDTVEQAHSLISKILEDIPTTHAAWTNYKSLTLNQPSSDLQFLKNSTIPAAPELKSISDNFTVEICLARIVEGLNLHLNLLKAISKAPTVTQTKEVPELQAEIRDLLYLIVELQNQAGYEQSMQAPDNQLQTLEHGLAEPLKDEFMTQMMAHLTLQQLQVFSCDVLRSILSIRRSTSSMPISESPNTVQQCVNAADQ, encoded by the exons ATGAACATCTACCAGG ctGTTCTGTTTGTCACATTAGTTGGAACGGTGGGATCTGCTCCTCTCTCACAGAAATCGGACATTATGGACAAGGATACTGTTGAACAGGCCCATAGTTTAATTAGCAAAATTCTAGAAGATATTCCTACAACTCATGCAGCCTGGACAAACTACAAG AGTTTGACACTGAACCAGCCATCCAGTGATCTGCAGTTCCTGAAGAACTCGACGATACCTGCTGCTCCTGAGCTCAAGAGCATCTCAGATAACTTCACTGTG GAAATTTGTCTTGCTCGTATAGTGGAGGGACTGAACTTACATCTGAATCTGTTGAAAGCGATCAGCAAAGCACCCACAGTGACCCAGACAAAGGAGGTGCCCGAACTGCAAGCTGAAATTCGAGACCTTCTGTACCTGATTGTCGAG TTGCAGAATCAAGCAGGATATGAGCAGTCAATGCAGGCACCGGACAACCAGCTACAGACCCTCGAGCATGGCCTGGCCGAACCTCTGAAAGATGAATTCATGACTCAGATGATGGCTCACCTCACCTTGCAACAGCTGCAGGTGTTCAGTTGCGACGTGCTGCGCAGTATCCTCAGTATCCGCAGAAGCACCTCCAGCATGCCAATCTCAGAGAGCCCGAACACTGTGCAGCAATGCGTAAATGCAGCAGACCAATGA